One stretch of Pseudomonas fluorescens Q2-87 DNA includes these proteins:
- a CDS encoding glycoside hydrolase family 19 protein — MDVTQQQLINIMPNARTQAGVFISALNAAMSRYRIDTPKRIAMFLAQVGHESGQLRYVRELGGDQYLGKYDTGPLAVRLGNSSQADGDGQKYRGRGLIQITGRDNYLRCSQGLFGDARLLALPELLEQPQWAAESAAWFWEQNGLNELADRDQFNSITRRINGGLNGLEDRLQLWARARAALCQSSA, encoded by the coding sequence ATGGACGTTACCCAACAGCAACTCATCAACATCATGCCCAACGCCCGCACCCAAGCGGGCGTTTTCATTTCTGCGCTTAACGCAGCCATGTCCCGCTATCGCATCGACACGCCTAAACGCATCGCTATGTTCCTGGCCCAGGTCGGCCATGAGTCGGGGCAATTGCGTTACGTGCGCGAGCTCGGCGGTGATCAATACCTGGGCAAGTACGACACGGGGCCGTTGGCCGTGCGCCTGGGCAATTCGTCCCAGGCCGACGGTGATGGCCAGAAGTATCGGGGCCGCGGTCTGATCCAGATTACCGGCCGCGACAATTACCTTCGTTGCAGTCAGGGACTGTTTGGCGACGCACGCCTGCTGGCCTTGCCTGAACTGCTGGAGCAACCGCAATGGGCAGCTGAGTCCGCTGCGTGGTTCTGGGAGCAAAACGGCTTGAACGAACTGGCCGATCGCGATCAGTTCAACAGCATTACCCGACGCATCAACGGTGGTTTGAACGGTTTGGAAGATCGCCTGCAACTCTGGGCGCGGGCGAGGGCGGCGTTATGCCAGTCTTCAGCCTGA
- a CDS encoding CinA family protein — MDDITGLAAELGRRLQLLNAHVTTAESCTGGGIAEAITRIPGSSAWFEAGYVTYSNRQKTQQLNVPAELFATVGAVSREVVEAMVRGAQHKSLARYAVAVSGVAGPDGGTPNKPVGTVWLAWGIGEAVVSEQRFFAGNRDEVRRQTVKAALEGLLQHAAVEISNQG, encoded by the coding sequence ATGGACGACATTACCGGGCTGGCCGCTGAACTCGGCAGGCGCTTGCAGTTGCTCAATGCCCATGTGACCACGGCCGAGTCCTGTACCGGCGGTGGGATTGCCGAGGCAATCACCCGTATTCCCGGGAGTTCGGCCTGGTTCGAGGCCGGTTACGTCACCTATTCCAATCGCCAGAAGACCCAGCAGTTGAACGTCCCTGCCGAGTTATTCGCGACGGTGGGGGCGGTCAGTCGCGAGGTGGTCGAGGCTATGGTGCGCGGTGCCCAGCATAAAAGCCTGGCGCGTTATGCCGTGGCGGTCAGCGGGGTCGCCGGGCCGGACGGGGGCACGCCGAACAAGCCGGTGGGCACCGTATGGTTGGCCTGGGGGATTGGCGAGGCGGTGGTCAGCGAGCAGCGGTTCTTTGCAGGCAACCGCGACGAGGTCCGCCGACAAACGGTTAAGGCCGCGCTAGAGGGGCTGCTGCAACATGCCGCTGTAGAAATCTCAAATCAGGGGTAG
- a CDS encoding lysis system i-spanin subunit Rz produces the protein MPVFSLMPFSARTLGIVVLLALLAGGPAMLAWRVQDWRYGRQLAQLEQSQADTLNRISQSAAMQQKVEQDKREALGRQLSASEQTHYRALSDAQRDQDRLRDRLATADVRLSVLLDADDVAAGCTMPAAAGAGSLDHGAPRARLDPAHAQRIIAITHEGDRGLIALQACQAYVRALGQ, from the coding sequence ATGCCAGTCTTCAGCCTGATGCCTTTTTCCGCTCGCACCCTTGGCATCGTCGTTCTATTGGCATTATTGGCGGGTGGCCCGGCGATGCTCGCATGGCGAGTTCAAGATTGGCGTTATGGCCGACAATTGGCGCAACTGGAGCAATCCCAGGCCGACACGTTGAACCGGATAAGCCAGTCGGCCGCAATGCAGCAAAAGGTCGAGCAAGACAAACGCGAAGCCCTTGGACGCCAACTGTCCGCCAGCGAACAAACCCATTACCGAGCCTTGAGCGATGCCCAACGTGACCAGGATCGCCTGCGCGATCGCCTTGCTACTGCCGATGTGCGGCTGTCAGTCCTCCTCGACGCCGACGATGTGGCCGCCGGTTGCACAATGCCTGCCGCCGCCGGCGCCGGCAGCCTGGATCATGGCGCCCCACGCGCCCGACTTGACCCAGCGCATGCTCAACGAATTATCGCCATCACCCACGAAGGCGATCGAGGACTGATTGCCTTACAGGCTTGCCAGGCCTATGTCAGGGCCCTAGGTCAATGA
- a CDS encoding contractile injection system protein, VgrG/Pvc8 family, with the protein MSLGFTPAIEIYGANAALLNERLLNWTHVDAAGIESDQLTLTISLEGLEGLPSLGGKIGLRVGYLESGLVDKGEFVITRLTPMLFPLKLTLVAMAAPFSAADQSGFKQRRSASHGPTTLGALFRQLTSRHGFSPRVAPDLSLIKIEHIDQSNETDMGFLTRLAHRYDAVAKPINELYVLARRGQAKSLSGKVLPPIRLSVTTDNRPGDHAFISAILDANARAKYQGCKTSWWDPVAGKLRVEEIGIAPFKNLRQRFQSANDARAAAEGEVRRMMREALKVKIECPGNPGLSAEGIVLLDTTWPDFMRGRWSIDKVTAAGDREKSYRCTIDATCLDARG; encoded by the coding sequence ATGTCACTGGGTTTCACCCCCGCAATAGAAATCTACGGCGCGAACGCTGCGTTGCTCAACGAACGCTTGCTCAATTGGACTCATGTCGACGCGGCGGGGATCGAGTCCGACCAACTGACGCTCACGATCAGCCTGGAGGGGCTTGAAGGCCTGCCCAGCCTGGGCGGGAAAATCGGCTTGCGGGTCGGTTACCTCGAGTCGGGCCTGGTGGACAAGGGCGAGTTCGTTATCACCCGGCTTACGCCTATGCTGTTTCCCCTCAAGCTGACGCTGGTGGCGATGGCGGCGCCGTTCAGCGCGGCCGACCAGAGTGGATTCAAACAGCGCCGATCTGCCAGTCATGGCCCGACAACCCTTGGGGCGTTGTTTCGCCAATTGACCTCCCGACACGGTTTTTCTCCCCGTGTGGCGCCGGACCTGTCGCTGATTAAAATCGAGCATATCGACCAGTCCAACGAAACCGACATGGGCTTCCTGACGCGACTTGCCCACCGTTACGATGCCGTCGCCAAACCGATCAACGAGTTGTATGTGCTGGCTCGGCGTGGTCAGGCGAAATCATTGTCGGGCAAGGTCCTGCCACCCATCAGGTTGTCAGTGACGACCGATAATCGTCCGGGCGACCATGCCTTTATTTCCGCCATTCTTGATGCAAACGCCCGGGCGAAATACCAGGGCTGCAAGACCAGTTGGTGGGACCCGGTGGCCGGTAAACTGCGCGTGGAGGAGATCGGCATCGCGCCGTTCAAGAACCTGCGCCAGCGCTTCCAGAGCGCCAACGACGCCCGTGCCGCTGCTGAAGGTGAGGTGCGCCGGATGATGCGCGAGGCTCTCAAGGTGAAAATTGAATGCCCTGGCAACCCCGGATTATCGGCGGAAGGCATCGTGCTGTTGGACACCACTTGGCCGGATTTCATGCGCGGTCGCTGGTCGATCGACAAGGTCACGGCTGCCGGTGACCGGGAAAAGAGCTATCGCTGTACGATTGATGCGACTTGCCTGGATGCCAGGGGGTGA
- a CDS encoding phage tail protein, whose amino-acid sequence MRQQMALGSFIFGLSRNFAYHQLVHTSDGGWKNIDILTSKPKSSQTGQGLQGLTITGKSMYATAMDRLDELRALQAQRIPLPLVDGIGRNWGLWRINTVTESQTEIIDDGTAMVVGWVIELTEFANA is encoded by the coding sequence ATGCGTCAACAAATGGCCCTCGGCAGCTTCATTTTCGGCCTGTCGAGAAACTTTGCGTACCACCAACTGGTACATACATCGGATGGCGGCTGGAAAAACATCGACATTCTCACCAGCAAACCCAAGTCCAGCCAGACCGGCCAAGGCCTGCAAGGGCTGACGATCACAGGCAAGTCGATGTACGCGACCGCCATGGACCGTCTCGATGAACTGCGGGCATTGCAGGCGCAGCGCATCCCCTTGCCGTTGGTGGATGGCATCGGTCGCAATTGGGGCCTCTGGCGAATCAACACAGTGACTGAATCCCAGACCGAGATCATCGATGACGGTACCGCGATGGTGGTCGGCTGGGTCATTGAATTGACGGAGTTCGCCAATGCGTAG
- a CDS encoding tail protein X — protein sequence MRRVRSIAGDSVNLLLYRELAHCDDATEEALWRLNPTLAEWGAVLPAGVWVVLPEVDVKPVATPPVSAWD from the coding sequence ATGCGTAGGGTTCGAAGCATCGCCGGTGATTCGGTGAATCTGTTGCTGTATCGCGAGCTCGCGCATTGTGACGATGCCACTGAAGAAGCGCTTTGGCGACTCAATCCAACGCTGGCCGAATGGGGGGCGGTGCTGCCTGCGGGTGTATGGGTGGTACTGCCGGAAGTGGACGTCAAACCCGTCGCGACCCCACCGGTTTCAGCCTGGGATTAA